The nucleotide sequence AGCACGACTGGCGGTGATAATGAAAACCGCTCCGCCGCCTGGCCTGTTGCCGGAGCCTGGGCCGTGGCGGCGCTGGCAGCGCAAGATTCTGGGGCACCACGGTATGACGCTCGGGTTGGTGATTCTGGGGGCGATGGTGTTGCTGGCGCTACTGGCGCCGCTCATCAGCCCGCACGACCCCTATGCGCAGGATGTCAGCCGGCGGCTGATCCCACCAGTGTGGCATGACAAAGGCAGTTGGGCGCATCTGCTCGGCACCGACAAGCTGGGGCGGGATTACCTGAGCCGCCTGCTGTTCGGTGCCCGGGTGTCGCTCGCCATTGGGCTGGTGTCGGTGATGCTGGCTGGCACCATCGGCATTGCGCTTGGGGTGCTGGCGGGCTATTTCGGCGGCCGGGTCGATGCGGTGGTGAGTTATCTCCTGACCGTACGTCTGGCATTGCCGGTGATCCTGGTGGCGCTGGCGCTGGCTTCGCTGGTGGGCGGTTCGGTCAAGGTGGTGATTATGCTGCTGGGCCTGCTGCTGTGGGACCGCTTTTTGATCGTCTCGCGTTCGGTAACGCGCCAGTTACGCGAGGCGGAGTTTATCGCCGCCGCCCAGACGCTCGGCGCCTCGTCGCTATTCATCATGCTGCGGGAGATCCTGCCCAACCTGCTGGGGCCGCTGACCGTAGTGGCGACGCTGGAGATCGCCCATGCCGTTTTGCTGGAGGCGACGCTGTCATTCCTCGGTCTCGGCGTACAACCGCCGATGCCGTCCTGGGGGCTGATGGTAGCGGAGGGTAAAGCCTACATGTTCTTCCAGCCGTGGGTGATTGTGATTCCGGGTGTGGTGCTGGCGTTGCTGGTGCTGAGCATCAATCTGGTGGGTGACGGGTTGCGCGATGTTACCGCGCTGGATGGACGCAATTGAGCGCCGATAGGCTGCTCCAGGAGAATAAACTCTATGCATACAGCTATTGAGACTACCGCTGGGGCCAACCCGTCGGCCGGTGGCCAGAGCGAGAGGCAGGCCGAGATCGTGCTGGAGGTGAAAAACCTACGGGTCGATTTAGCGACGCCGCGCGGCACGCTGCACGCGGTACGCGGTATCGATTTTTCGGTACGGCGCGGTGAAATGCTGTGTCTGGTCGGTGAATCAGGATGCGGCAAGTCGATGACCTCGTTGGCGCTGATGGATCTGTTGCCGCGTAATGCGGTGCGCCGCGCCGATACGCTGCGCTTTCGGGACGCCGACTTGTTATCGCTGAGCCCACGTGAGCGCCGGGCGTTGCGAGGCAGCCGGATGGCGATGATCTTTCAGGAGCCGATGACCTCGCTCAATCCCTCATTCACGCTGGGGGATCAACTGTGCGAAACGCTGCTGGCGCACCGCAAGGTCTCGAAAGCCGAGGCGCGCGAGCGGGCGGTGTATCTGATGGAACGCGTCGGCATTCCGATGGCGGCGGATCGGCTGCGGCAGTACCCGCATCAACTCTCCGGCGGCCTGCGCCAGCGCATTATGATCGCGATGGCATTGATGTGCGGCCCGGAGCTGATCATCGCCGATGAACCGACCACCGCGCTGGATGTCACCATTCAGGCGCAGATCCTGCGGATGCTGCGCGAGCTGCAACAGGAGTTCGGCACGGCGGTGGTTTTCATCACCCATGATCTGGGCGTGGTGGCGCGTATCGCCGATCGGGTGGCGGTGATGTACGCCGGGCAGGTGGTGGAAACCGCGCCGGTGATGGAGCTGTTTCACCAGCCTTGTCACCCGTATACCCGCGGGCTGCTGGAATGTATTCCGATAGCCGGACGCACCGTGCCGGGCGAGCCGTTGCAGGCGATTCCCGGCGTGGTGCCGAGCCTGATCGGGCCGCAACAGGGGTGTGCGTTTAGCAACCGTTGCAACCAGTGCCACGCGCGCTGTGCGCAGGAGCCGCCTTATGTCGCGGTGACAAGTCAGCACACGGTGCGCTGTGTCGATGCGCTGATGACGGAGGTGCCGGCATGAGCTCGATAATGACCGCTCGCGATCGCCCGCTGCCGCCTATTCCGGGCAATGATGATATTGCGCTGGAACTGTGCGCGCTCAGCCGGGTGTTTCGGCTCAACCGTGGGATGTTCTCACCGCCCGGTGAAATCCGCGCGGTGGATAATGTATCGCTGCGTATTCGCCGGGGCGAGACGCTGGGGCTGGTGGGGGAATCCGGTTGCGGTAAGAGCACGCTGGCGAAAATGCTGCTCGGCCTGCTGCCGCCGACCTCCGGCAACGTGTTGATCGAAGGGCGCGAGATCGACGCCGGCGAACGGCGTGAATTGGCCGGCCGCATCCAACCGATCTTTCAGGATCCCTACTCCTCGTTGAATCCGCGCCGCACGGTGGCGGACATCGTGGAAGTGGCGCTGCGGTTGCACCACATCGGCACGCCAACGGAACGTAAACAGCGGGTACGCGAGATGCTGGACAGGGTGGGGATGCCGGCGCGTACCCACGGTCAGTATCCCGGCCAGCTCTCCGGCGGCCAGCGCCAGCGGGTGGCGATTGCCCGGGCGTTGATCCTGCAACCGGCGATCCTGATTTGCGACGAGCCGACCTCGGCGCTGGATGTGTCGGTACAGGCACAGATCCTCAACCTGTTGCTGACGCTGAAAAAAGAGCTGGGCCTGACCTACCTGTTCATCAGCCATAACCTGTCGGTGGTGGAATATCTGGTGGATCACGTGGCGGTGATGCGCAAAGGCGCGATTGTCGAACAGGGCACCCGCGAGCAGGTATTCGGCGCGCCGCAGCATCCTTACACCCAGGCGCTGCTGGCGTCGGTACTGACGCCGGAGCCGGGGTTGGGCATTCCGGATATCGCGTTGGCGTAAACCCAACGAAGACGTGAACAGAACAAGGACAAACCATGACACGTGAAGAGATGATGCAGCGTGCGGCGGCGTATTTCGACTCCGGCGCATTTCGCGACGTGCTGGCGCAGCGGGTGGCCTGCCAGACCGAAAGCCAGAACGTGGAGCGAGCCCCGACGCTGATGGGTTATCTGACCGATGAAATGATCCCGCTGCTCAACGAGATGGGATTCGAATGCCTGATTGTGCCTAACCCGGTGGCGGAGCGCGGGCCGTTCCTGCTGGCGCGGCGCATAGAGCCGGATGCGGCACTGACGGTGCTGACCTATGGCCACGGCGATGTAGTGATGGGGGACGCGGCGCGCTGGCGTAGCGGCTTATCGCCGTGGACGTTGACGCCGGAGGGCAACCGCTGGTACGGGCGCGGCACCGCCGACAATAAAGGCCAGCACACCATCAATCTGGCGGCGCTGGCGCTGGTGCTGAACGCGCGCGGCGGCCGGCTGGGCTACAACGTGAAGCTGATTCTGGAAATGGGTGAAGAGTGCGGATCGCCCGGTCTGGATGCCGTATGCCAACAGTACCGTGACTGGCTGGCGGCCGATCTGTTCATCGCCTCGGACGGCCCGCGCGTCAGTGCTGACCGGCCGACGTTATTTCTCGGCTCGCGCGGCGTATTCAACTTTGGCCTGCAACTGACGCTGCGCGACGGCGCGCACCATTCCGGCAACTGGGGCGGGTTGCTCAGTAACCCTGGTATTCGGTTAGCGCACGCGATCGGTTGTCTGGTGGATGCCAACGGCCGCATTCTGGTGCCGGAACTGCTGCCGCCACCGCTGTCCGCTTCGATGCGCCACGCCTTGTCCGGTCTGGAACTGGCCGGTGCGCCGGGTGACCCGGCTATCGATCCACACTGGGGCGAGCCGGGGTTGAGCGCCGCCGAAAAGGTGTATGGCTGGAACACGCTGGATGTGCTGGCGTTCGTCACCGGCAATCCGGACAAACCGGCGCACGCCATCCCGCCGACGGCCCGCGCCCAGTGCCATATGCGCTATGTGCCGGGCAGCGATGTGGAACACTTTGCTGAACACCTGCGTCGCCGTCTTGACGCCTGCGGGTTTGAGGATGTCGAGCTCGTTAAACCGGAGAACTGTTTTGAAGCCACCCGCATCGACCCGGACGACCCTTGGGTGCGTTGGGGCGTAGATTCTATCGCGCGTTCGGTCGGCAAACCGGCGGCGGTGCTACCCAACTTCGGCGGCGGC is from Dickeya dianthicola NCPPB 453 and encodes:
- a CDS encoding ABC transporter ATP-binding protein codes for the protein MHTAIETTAGANPSAGGQSERQAEIVLEVKNLRVDLATPRGTLHAVRGIDFSVRRGEMLCLVGESGCGKSMTSLALMDLLPRNAVRRADTLRFRDADLLSLSPRERRALRGSRMAMIFQEPMTSLNPSFTLGDQLCETLLAHRKVSKAEARERAVYLMERVGIPMAADRLRQYPHQLSGGLRQRIMIAMALMCGPELIIADEPTTALDVTIQAQILRMLRELQQEFGTAVVFITHDLGVVARIADRVAVMYAGQVVETAPVMELFHQPCHPYTRGLLECIPIAGRTVPGEPLQAIPGVVPSLIGPQQGCAFSNRCNQCHARCAQEPPYVAVTSQHTVRCVDALMTEVPA
- a CDS encoding ABC transporter permease, with translation MKTAIARLAVIMKTAPPPGLLPEPGPWRRWQRKILGHHGMTLGLVILGAMVLLALLAPLISPHDPYAQDVSRRLIPPVWHDKGSWAHLLGTDKLGRDYLSRLLFGARVSLAIGLVSVMLAGTIGIALGVLAGYFGGRVDAVVSYLLTVRLALPVILVALALASLVGGSVKVVIMLLGLLLWDRFLIVSRSVTRQLREAEFIAAAQTLGASSLFIMLREILPNLLGPLTVVATLEIAHAVLLEATLSFLGLGVQPPMPSWGLMVAEGKAYMFFQPWVIVIPGVVLALLVLSINLVGDGLRDVTALDGRN
- a CDS encoding M20 family metallopeptidase gives rise to the protein MTREEMMQRAAAYFDSGAFRDVLAQRVACQTESQNVERAPTLMGYLTDEMIPLLNEMGFECLIVPNPVAERGPFLLARRIEPDAALTVLTYGHGDVVMGDAARWRSGLSPWTLTPEGNRWYGRGTADNKGQHTINLAALALVLNARGGRLGYNVKLILEMGEECGSPGLDAVCQQYRDWLAADLFIASDGPRVSADRPTLFLGSRGVFNFGLQLTLRDGAHHSGNWGGLLSNPGIRLAHAIGCLVDANGRILVPELLPPPLSASMRHALSGLELAGAPGDPAIDPHWGEPGLSAAEKVYGWNTLDVLAFVTGNPDKPAHAIPPTARAQCHMRYVPGSDVEHFAEHLRRRLDACGFEDVELVKPENCFEATRIDPDDPWVRWGVDSIARSVGKPAAVLPNFGGGLPNACFLRTLGLPTLWVPHSYPACSQHAPNEHLLADVAREALHIMCGLFWDLAEQGSKVKQLRDQQVMV
- a CDS encoding ATP-binding cassette domain-containing protein, whose protein sequence is MSSIMTARDRPLPPIPGNDDIALELCALSRVFRLNRGMFSPPGEIRAVDNVSLRIRRGETLGLVGESGCGKSTLAKMLLGLLPPTSGNVLIEGREIDAGERRELAGRIQPIFQDPYSSLNPRRTVADIVEVALRLHHIGTPTERKQRVREMLDRVGMPARTHGQYPGQLSGGQRQRVAIARALILQPAILICDEPTSALDVSVQAQILNLLLTLKKELGLTYLFISHNLSVVEYLVDHVAVMRKGAIVEQGTREQVFGAPQHPYTQALLASVLTPEPGLGIPDIALA